In one window of uncultured Sphaerochaeta sp. DNA:
- a CDS encoding Ig-like domain-containing protein, which translates to MKYKMNRLMAFALIVCVLLVTMGCDELLNRPVDVTGVTIAEENQTILVGDTLQLNATVSPNDATNKDVAWTSSDTGVATVSTTGLVTPVAAGSTTITVTTDDGSKTDTISLTVKNEHIIFTLTPTDTTLDTLHFELYSGAHADSVLATYVDLSTNSEVPLVTIMDPSSTTLLGSTKPLDMPSGGQFAVYNEATNGSDIIYAYIELPAHTDESIEIDKSINVNCLSEDDPFWLELIEKDINGDTTMKINAEEYTLTYSVIDTEAGYLEGTISGTVYDVTDLEAEDTIATGTEYTLNLTFKAVIVDVKD; encoded by the coding sequence ATGAAATATAAAATGAATCGATTGATGGCATTTGCACTTATCGTATGTGTCCTCTTGGTCACCATGGGATGCGATGAATTATTGAATAGGCCAGTAGATGTTACTGGGGTAACTATCGCGGAAGAAAATCAGACAATCTTGGTTGGAGATACGTTGCAATTGAATGCTACAGTTAGTCCCAATGATGCAACCAACAAGGATGTAGCTTGGACTTCAAGTGATACTGGTGTAGCCACAGTCAGTACCACAGGATTGGTCACCCCAGTGGCTGCAGGTAGTACAACCATTACGGTAACCACTGATGATGGGAGTAAGACAGATACAATTTCCCTGACTGTTAAAAATGAGCATATTATATTTACTTTAACTCCTACTGATACAACATTGGATACACTACATTTTGAACTATATTCAGGGGCGCATGCAGACAGTGTTTTGGCAACCTATGTAGATCTTTCTACAAATTCAGAAGTTCCTCTCGTAACAATAATGGATCCGTCTTCTACAACCCTACTTGGATCCACAAAACCTCTCGACATGCCATCGGGTGGCCAATTTGCAGTATATAACGAAGCAACTAACGGATCTGATATTATTTATGCTTATATTGAACTCCCCGCGCATACAGATGAATCAATTGAAATTGATAAATCAATAAATGTTAATTGCTTAAGCGAAGATGATCCTTTCTGGTTAGAATTGATTGAAAAAGATATTAACGGTGATACTACTATGAAAATCAATGCAGAGGAATATACTCTTACATATTCTGTTATTGATACGGAAGCTGGTTACCTAGAAGGCACCATATCAGGAACGGTGTATGATGTAACTGATTTGGAAGCTGAAGATACCATCGCAACAGGTACAGAATATACTTTGAATCTTACTTTTAAGGCCGTCATTGTTGATGTAAAAGATTAA
- the thrC gene encoding threonine synthase produces MKFVSTRKKAPKVSASEAILQGLAPDGGLYVPESFPSLSHLNVHEISSYPELAYEVLAPFFEDDPLKDDLAQICMDAFNFPVPLVPLRGEEMVLELYHGPTAAFKDFGARFLAASMEKILEKQHRKLTILVATSGDTGGAVAAAFAGRKGIDVKVLFPKGRVSKRQQTQLTCWGGNIEAYEVDGNFDDCQKMVKDAFMDQEIATKWGLSSANSINLGRLLPQSVYYVYASHLYYQATGKKPTFIIPSGNVGNSCGAYWALSMGAPIERIVLSVNENKTIPDYLFSGNYEKRPSVATLANAMDVGAPSNMERLFDLYPDIDTMRKMVSAWSVDDETIRKTIKEVYDESGYIMCPHTATGERVRRDQFSGKPTIVISTAHPAKFEQVVEPLLNTEVPIPENLKQLLDKKTSFKQVGKEYRELFE; encoded by the coding sequence ATGAAGTTTGTATCAACAAGGAAGAAAGCTCCCAAGGTGAGTGCCAGCGAGGCAATTCTGCAAGGCCTTGCCCCTGATGGAGGCCTGTATGTGCCCGAGTCATTCCCCTCACTTTCCCATTTGAATGTGCATGAGATCTCTTCATATCCGGAACTGGCATATGAAGTGCTTGCTCCCTTCTTTGAGGATGACCCTCTGAAAGATGACCTGGCTCAGATATGCATGGATGCCTTCAATTTTCCGGTTCCCTTGGTTCCCCTCAGGGGCGAAGAGATGGTCCTTGAGCTCTATCATGGACCTACGGCTGCCTTCAAGGACTTTGGTGCACGTTTCCTTGCTGCGAGTATGGAGAAGATCCTGGAGAAGCAACACAGGAAACTCACCATTCTGGTTGCAACCAGTGGCGATACCGGTGGGGCAGTGGCAGCCGCTTTTGCTGGGCGAAAGGGTATTGATGTAAAGGTACTCTTCCCCAAGGGGAGGGTGAGTAAGCGCCAGCAGACCCAGCTGACTTGCTGGGGTGGCAATATTGAGGCCTATGAGGTCGATGGCAATTTCGATGACTGTCAGAAGATGGTCAAGGATGCGTTCATGGACCAGGAGATTGCCACCAAGTGGGGACTGAGCAGTGCAAACAGTATTAACCTGGGAAGACTGCTTCCCCAGAGTGTGTACTACGTATATGCTTCCCATCTCTACTACCAGGCTACTGGAAAGAAACCTACCTTCATCATCCCAAGCGGAAATGTGGGCAATAGCTGTGGTGCCTACTGGGCTCTAAGTATGGGAGCTCCCATTGAAAGAATTGTACTTTCCGTGAATGAGAACAAGACAATTCCAGACTATCTGTTCTCTGGCAACTATGAGAAGCGTCCCTCTGTAGCTACCTTGGCCAATGCCATGGATGTTGGGGCTCCCAGCAATATGGAGCGTCTCTTCGATCTTTATCCGGATATCGATACTATGCGAAAGATGGTAAGTGCTTGGTCTGTGGATGATGAGACTATCAGGAAGACGATCAAGGAAGTGTATGATGAATCAGGGTACATTATGTGCCCCCATACAGCTACCGGAGAGCGAGTAAGAAGAGACCAATTCAGTGGAAAACCCACCATTGTCATTTCTACTGCCCACCCTGCAAAGTTTGAGCAGGTGGTAGAACCACTGCTTAATACCGAGGTACCCATTCCAGAGAACCTGAAGCAATTGCTTGATAAGAAGACTTCCTTCAAGCAGGTAGGGAAGGAGTATCGGGAGTTGTTTGAGTAA
- the thrA gene encoding bifunctional aspartate kinase/homoserine dehydrogenase I: MNDIRVHAVESINLVSQDGLEKLIRILHTSGETHQVVVLAPFTDENLELTNLLHLAKQRDERLWSMQEQRFTRWTTLVEDLLAVPAGNKVLDRIKQGFANLEDILRSIWLVQEISEGVERYTSTLCDSWVADLACHWANLHNLPADLLGYADSLKKQSVEESALFIYGAVKDGQSEYAAASLAAQLEAVGVTFWNNSSLLHNADHREVPSALVIRSLSYAEATELSFFGAPIIHSHALVPAIAASLDVQLRCWENEEDPGTVISKHGDQKEPNRVKGFSIIHDIALINVEGAGMSGVIGIASRLFSAMRKASISVVLISQASSEYSICFAVPEREADRACTTARKEFAPELEAASIQSIEAETGLAVLAAVGQQMTGQAGVAGKFFSSLGKAGVNVIAIAQGSSETNISAVIKGIDSKKALRALHARFFLSKRAISVGLLGPGNIGGTLLQQIAKETTRLKEQFGLDIHIRGIANSRKMLLDQDGIDPGDWKERFDKEAVELDQDLFTRHIGATYFPHSLIIDCTTSSKLAGQYVSWLESGIHVITPNKKAGTAPMEYYQRLLETSMRTGKRFLYETTVGAGLPIIWTLKDLVQTGDTVHRIEGIVSGTLAWLFSSYDGSVPFSSLVRQAKEMGYTEPDPRDDLSGMDVGRKTVILARELGYSLEVEDIPIQSLVPESLDGCSPSEFMERLEAIDPIIEKAYKDAAAKGEKLRYVGIVDEEGNCSASLKSYASDHPFAQASGTDNVICFTTDRYLSQPLVIKGPGAGREVTAGGVFSDILRLAAYLGARI, translated from the coding sequence ATGAATGACATACGGGTACACGCAGTAGAAAGCATCAATCTTGTCTCACAGGATGGTTTGGAAAAGCTCATCCGAATTCTTCACACCTCCGGGGAGACACACCAAGTAGTGGTGCTTGCCCCATTTACTGATGAAAACCTTGAACTCACCAACCTCTTGCACCTGGCAAAGCAACGTGATGAGAGGCTCTGGTCCATGCAGGAACAACGTTTCACCCGTTGGACAACCTTGGTGGAGGACCTGCTCGCAGTGCCTGCTGGGAACAAGGTTCTTGACAGGATCAAGCAAGGGTTTGCAAATCTGGAAGATATCCTTCGTTCAATCTGGTTGGTTCAGGAGATCAGTGAAGGGGTGGAGCGCTATACAAGCACACTCTGTGACAGTTGGGTTGCTGACCTTGCCTGCCATTGGGCCAATTTGCATAATCTTCCAGCCGACCTCCTCGGCTATGCCGATTCCTTGAAGAAACAGAGTGTTGAGGAATCTGCACTGTTTATCTATGGAGCGGTCAAGGATGGTCAAAGCGAATACGCTGCAGCATCCCTTGCTGCACAGCTTGAGGCGGTTGGGGTAACGTTCTGGAACAATAGTTCCTTGCTCCACAATGCTGACCACAGGGAAGTTCCTTCTGCGTTGGTCATCCGCTCCCTCTCCTATGCAGAAGCAACTGAGCTAAGCTTCTTTGGTGCTCCCATTATCCACTCCCATGCACTTGTCCCTGCCATTGCTGCCTCCTTGGATGTGCAGCTTCGTTGTTGGGAAAATGAGGAAGACCCGGGGACCGTTATCAGCAAGCATGGAGACCAGAAGGAACCAAATAGGGTGAAGGGATTTTCCATTATCCATGATATTGCCCTTATAAATGTGGAAGGAGCTGGAATGAGTGGTGTTATTGGCATCGCAAGCCGGCTCTTTTCAGCTATGAGAAAGGCTTCCATATCAGTTGTCCTTATCAGTCAGGCTTCCAGTGAGTATTCCATCTGTTTTGCTGTTCCCGAGAGGGAAGCAGATCGTGCCTGCACCACTGCAAGGAAGGAGTTCGCTCCCGAGCTTGAGGCTGCCTCCATTCAGAGTATTGAGGCCGAAACCGGGCTTGCAGTCCTTGCAGCTGTTGGGCAGCAGATGACAGGCCAGGCAGGGGTTGCTGGAAAGTTTTTCTCTTCCTTGGGCAAGGCAGGGGTAAATGTCATTGCCATCGCACAGGGCTCGAGCGAGACAAACATCAGCGCAGTTATCAAGGGAATTGACAGCAAGAAGGCCTTACGGGCACTGCATGCACGGTTCTTCCTTTCCAAGCGAGCAATTTCTGTTGGGTTGCTTGGCCCCGGAAATATTGGGGGTACATTACTGCAGCAGATTGCAAAGGAGACCACCAGGCTGAAAGAGCAGTTTGGCCTCGATATTCATATCAGGGGTATTGCCAACTCAAGGAAAATGTTGCTTGATCAGGATGGTATCGATCCAGGAGACTGGAAGGAACGCTTTGACAAGGAAGCTGTTGAACTCGACCAGGATCTCTTTACCCGCCACATTGGCGCAACCTATTTCCCGCACTCCCTGATCATAGACTGTACGACCAGCAGCAAGCTTGCTGGACAGTATGTTTCATGGCTGGAGTCAGGGATCCATGTCATTACCCCGAACAAGAAGGCAGGAACTGCTCCCATGGAGTACTACCAGCGTTTGCTGGAGACGTCCATGCGTACAGGAAAGCGTTTCCTTTATGAGACCACCGTTGGTGCAGGGCTTCCCATTATCTGGACCTTGAAAGACTTGGTCCAGACAGGGGACACCGTACACCGCATTGAGGGGATAGTCAGCGGCACGCTTGCCTGGCTCTTCTCCAGCTATGATGGTAGTGTTCCCTTCAGTTCATTGGTGAGACAGGCAAAGGAGATGGGCTATACTGAACCTGATCCAAGAGATGATCTCTCAGGCATGGACGTAGGCCGAAAGACGGTCATTCTTGCAAGGGAGCTGGGATACTCCTTGGAAGTGGAAGATATACCCATCCAGAGTCTGGTTCCTGAGTCTCTCGATGGTTGCTCCCCAAGTGAGTTCATGGAAAGATTGGAAGCAATCGATCCTATTATTGAAAAAGCATACAAAGATGCTGCAGCGAAGGGAGAGAAACTCCGCTATGTCGGGATTGTTGATGAAGAAGGCAATTGTAGTGCTTCCTTGAAGAGCTATGCGAGTGACCACCCATTTGCCCAGGCAAGCGGTACTGATAATGTAATCTGTTTTACCACCGACCGGTACTTGAGCCAACCTCTGGTGATCAAGGGACCGGGAGCAGGAAGGGAAGTTACTGCCGGTGGTGTATTCTCTGATATTCTTCGATTGGCAGCCTATCTTGGGGCCAGGATCTAG
- the rpmB gene encoding 50S ribosomal protein L28: MARRCEICGKGTVAGNSVPRKGQAKKHGGVGQHIGVTTKRVFRPNIVSVKTLVKGTPRTIKVCTRCLRSGKIEKLV; this comes from the coding sequence ATGGCTCGTAGATGTGAGATTTGCGGAAAAGGAACGGTTGCAGGAAATAGTGTTCCGAGAAAAGGACAAGCCAAGAAGCATGGCGGTGTTGGTCAACACATTGGTGTTACCACAAAGCGCGTATTCCGCCCCAACATCGTGTCTGTGAAAACTTTGGTCAAGGGAACTCCCCGAACCATTAAAGTTTGCACACGTTGCTTGCGGAGCGGTAAGATCGAGAAGCTCGTATAA
- the nth gene encoding endonuclease III, whose protein sequence is MDKNTYASLIYERLDTLLPEDIQFLEQRDPFRFLISVILSAQTTDRTVNAVVRTLFALYPDAPSLAKARREDVEEIIFPTGFYRNKAKNIIACAQALGDGGLPETMEELVKLPGVGRKTASCVLGDIYGKPAIIVDTHFGRVVNRLGLVSTKDPEKIEREVASLLDPRFHYRFSMTANLFGRTTCHAKKPSCEDCPFSDVCPSRDAFLKKHSK, encoded by the coding sequence ATGGATAAGAATACATACGCGAGTTTGATATACGAACGATTGGACACGCTCCTACCAGAAGATATTCAGTTTTTGGAGCAGCGTGACCCCTTCAGATTCCTAATTAGTGTCATCCTTTCTGCCCAGACAACTGACCGAACCGTCAACGCAGTGGTGCGAACGTTGTTTGCCCTCTACCCCGATGCTCCCTCCCTTGCCAAAGCAAGAAGGGAAGATGTGGAAGAGATCATCTTTCCTACCGGCTTCTATCGAAACAAGGCAAAGAATATCATTGCCTGTGCACAGGCACTCGGAGATGGAGGGCTTCCTGAAACCATGGAAGAGTTGGTCAAGCTTCCTGGAGTGGGGAGAAAGACAGCCAGCTGCGTGCTGGGTGACATCTATGGTAAGCCGGCCATTATTGTCGACACCCATTTTGGAAGGGTCGTGAATCGGCTTGGGTTGGTTTCAACCAAGGATCCGGAGAAAATTGAGAGGGAAGTGGCTTCACTCCTGGATCCACGTTTTCATTATCGCTTTTCCATGACAGCCAACCTGTTTGGGAGAACGACCTGCCATGCAAAGAAACCAAGCTGTGAGGATTGTCCGTTCAGTGATGTCTGCCCGAGTCGAGATGCTTTTCTGAAGAAACATTCCAAGTGA
- a CDS encoding alpha/beta fold hydrolase, translated as MKEKAVLYIHGKHGSKEELDRLKPLLQTKGYDGYAIDLPGHGQSKEDLTSFTPWGSKPLLETSFTLLARDYSQVTLLANSIGCYFSMHALQGKPIDNALFISPILSMERLITDMIGWAGVTEAMLQKEKEIHTEFGEILSWDYLQFVRKNPIKWEIPTSVLYAGHDTLTSRDTIDSFVNSHNAALTVYENGEHWFHTPEQLEFLDQWILKQL; from the coding sequence ATGAAAGAAAAAGCAGTTCTCTACATACACGGCAAACATGGCAGCAAGGAAGAACTAGATCGTCTGAAACCATTACTTCAGACTAAAGGATATGATGGATATGCCATCGACCTACCAGGGCATGGCCAGAGCAAAGAAGATCTTACAAGCTTTACTCCATGGGGTTCAAAGCCTCTCCTGGAAACCTCCTTCACATTACTTGCAAGGGATTATTCCCAGGTTACGCTTCTTGCTAACAGCATTGGGTGTTACTTCTCCATGCATGCATTGCAGGGTAAGCCTATAGATAATGCCTTATTCATCTCTCCTATTCTTTCCATGGAGCGGCTTATCACCGATATGATCGGTTGGGCAGGTGTTACTGAGGCAATGTTGCAGAAGGAAAAAGAGATTCATACGGAATTTGGAGAAATACTTTCGTGGGATTATCTTCAATTTGTTCGAAAAAACCCCATCAAATGGGAAATTCCGACCTCTGTACTCTATGCAGGACACGATACGTTGACCTCCAGGGATACCATCGATTCCTTCGTCAATTCTCACAATGCTGCTCTCACCGTCTATGAAAATGGGGAGCATTGGTTCCATACTCCTGAACAATTGGAGTTCCTTGACCAGTGGATTCTCAAGCAACTGTAA
- a CDS encoding nitroreductase family protein, whose product MWQYDMIYKRKSFHLFRRVERSLTDGELEEINTALRVCKPLISGIKVATKSVPAYETTCRRGETHCILFYSEKKEGYLENIGYIGEQIDLYLASRDIGALWYGIGKPKEENHSGLEYVIMIAFAKMPPKTFRKDMFKAKRNMLAEIREGEGFDEILNIARFSPSACNSQPWYVSCEKKTLSVYRYIREGKRGIMPEGSVSYYNQIDIGIFLHILELCMEHGGLVYARSLMFEHSDLEKNLTAQYEITT is encoded by the coding sequence ATGTGGCAGTATGACATGATATATAAACGGAAGTCCTTCCATCTCTTTCGTAGAGTCGAGCGCTCACTCACAGATGGGGAACTAGAAGAAATCAATACAGCCTTACGTGTTTGTAAACCTCTTATCAGTGGTATTAAGGTTGCAACGAAGAGTGTTCCGGCCTATGAGACAACCTGCAGAAGAGGAGAAACCCACTGCATCCTTTTCTACAGTGAAAAGAAGGAAGGGTACCTGGAGAATATTGGCTATATCGGGGAACAGATCGATCTCTACCTGGCCTCGAGAGATATCGGTGCTCTCTGGTATGGGATCGGGAAGCCAAAAGAGGAGAACCACTCGGGGCTTGAGTATGTCATAATGATAGCCTTTGCAAAAATGCCGCCAAAAACATTTCGTAAGGATATGTTCAAGGCTAAGAGAAATATGCTCGCAGAAATCAGGGAAGGCGAAGGCTTTGATGAAATCTTGAATATTGCACGATTCTCCCCCAGTGCATGTAACAGCCAGCCATGGTATGTTTCCTGCGAGAAGAAAACACTTTCAGTGTATCGCTACATCAGGGAAGGGAAGCGTGGAATTATGCCAGAGGGGAGTGTCTCATACTACAACCAGATCGACATTGGTATCTTTCTCCATATACTTGAACTCTGTATGGAACATGGAGGTCTTGTCTATGCAAGATCCCTCATGTTTGAACATAGTGATCTTGAGAAGAATCTCACAGCGCAATACGAGATAACCACATGA
- a CDS encoding DUF4032 domain-containing protein, translating to MIQNKDKETYMDNHDIQKRQSIEYMIKNSDMFLDADYERLASHIEGHRYFLGKNLSMPITWDEATYSWMSNIYQPISQVMENWATQLSFPGRRKADLFFEICDHQYFLSLQQQKEVDVYNAALDYDVQFGKTIGRIIAKILSSNNAA from the coding sequence ATGATACAGAACAAGGACAAGGAGACCTATATGGATAACCACGATATACAGAAAAGACAAAGCATTGAGTACATGATCAAGAACTCTGACATGTTCCTGGACGCAGACTATGAACGTCTCGCTTCACACATTGAGGGACACCGCTACTTCCTTGGAAAGAACCTTTCCATGCCAATTACCTGGGATGAGGCAACCTACTCCTGGATGAGTAATATCTACCAGCCAATCAGCCAAGTAATGGAAAACTGGGCAACCCAGCTGAGTTTCCCCGGTAGAAGGAAAGCAGACCTCTTCTTCGAGATTTGTGACCATCAGTACTTCCTGAGCCTGCAACAGCAGAAGGAAGTCGATGTGTACAATGCTGCGCTGGACTACGACGTACAGTTTGGCAAGACCATCGGAAGGATCATTGCAAAGATTCTCTCTTCCAACAATGCGGCATAA
- a CDS encoding superoxide dismutase, with product MFKQVELSYGFDALEPHIDELTMVTHYTKHHAGYTKNLNAAVEKDPSLKDRSIEDILKNLDSISDEKLRTAVRNNGGGYANHNLYFSILSPSAAHAPKGSLLDRIKKDFGSLDALKETLNSQAAGRFGSGWAFLVAHSDGSLEVVNTPNQDTPLMDKKGGVPILGIDVWEHAYYLKYKNLRADYLNAIWNVLDWAKVEEDYLKLLS from the coding sequence ATGTTTAAGCAAGTTGAACTTTCCTACGGTTTTGATGCGTTGGAACCGCATATCGATGAATTAACCATGGTGACCCACTACACGAAACACCATGCTGGATATACAAAGAATCTTAATGCTGCGGTAGAGAAGGATCCAAGCCTGAAAGATCGCTCCATTGAAGACATACTCAAGAACCTCGATTCTATCTCCGACGAGAAGCTCAGAACCGCTGTGAGAAATAATGGGGGAGGTTATGCAAATCATAATCTCTATTTCTCAATTCTCAGTCCATCAGCCGCTCATGCACCCAAAGGCTCATTACTCGATAGAATCAAGAAAGATTTTGGAAGCCTTGATGCTTTAAAAGAAACACTGAACAGTCAGGCAGCAGGAAGATTTGGTTCAGGCTGGGCATTCCTTGTTGCACATTCTGACGGATCCCTGGAAGTGGTAAATACCCCGAACCAGGATACACCCTTGATGGACAAGAAGGGTGGGGTGCCCATTCTTGGTATCGATGTTTGGGAGCATGCATACTACTTGAAATACAAGAACCTTAGGGCAGACTACCTGAACGCAATTTGGAATGTCCTTGATTGGGCAAAGGTAGAAGAAGACTACCTGAAACTCCTTTCATAG
- a CDS encoding site-specific integrase translates to MRHEYTLFKRYKDAKNKKGIVWFFYYYDDDGTRKPKSTGKSLKHEAVAVVEKFLSQNDSKDRTLNEYANTFFVWDECLYIKRQLAKGKRFSKTNATLRRNHLDNYILPQFGKRNLSSLNRVEIENWLVALKSKNTGEALSNQTKNHILYAFRTILREAEREGIIPFNCLSTVESLAVQPKTRDVFSQAELQKLFPSDLEALTKNWREEEYAYYFFILATTGMRRGEARALKWKHVIEDKKRNGLLIEESIKNDDSTGSTKTGKSRVVVLSQRAEEILEHWKASTPFHDPEDLIFYGSNGSRPIMGKTLQNRFQKALENAKIEINGRNLVIHSFRHTYNTLLKNVLPFDILQETTGHSSESMTERYNHPSLKDSYRRILEHEDAFDGLF, encoded by the coding sequence ATGAGACATGAATACACTCTTTTCAAACGCTACAAGGATGCCAAGAACAAGAAAGGCATTGTTTGGTTCTTCTACTACTACGATGATGATGGAACGAGGAAACCTAAATCCACAGGCAAATCACTGAAGCATGAAGCCGTTGCCGTAGTGGAAAAGTTCCTCTCTCAGAATGACAGCAAAGACAGAACATTGAATGAGTATGCCAATACGTTCTTTGTATGGGATGAATGTTTGTATATCAAACGTCAGCTGGCGAAGGGAAAGAGATTTTCCAAGACCAATGCCACATTGAGAAGGAATCATTTGGACAATTACATCCTACCCCAATTCGGAAAGCGCAATCTTTCTTCATTGAATCGTGTGGAGATTGAGAACTGGCTTGTAGCATTGAAGAGCAAGAACACTGGAGAAGCTTTGTCCAACCAGACGAAGAATCATATTCTCTATGCATTTCGTACCATTCTCAGAGAAGCGGAGCGAGAAGGCATTATTCCCTTCAACTGTCTTTCGACTGTTGAGTCGCTGGCGGTTCAGCCGAAGACCAGAGATGTATTTTCCCAAGCAGAGCTACAAAAGCTGTTCCCGAGCGACCTCGAAGCACTGACGAAGAATTGGAGGGAGGAAGAGTATGCATATTACTTTTTCATCCTGGCAACAACAGGGATGAGAAGAGGTGAAGCCAGAGCTTTGAAGTGGAAGCATGTAATTGAAGACAAGAAGCGAAATGGTTTATTGATTGAAGAATCCATCAAGAACGATGATTCCACTGGGAGCACCAAGACAGGGAAAAGCAGAGTTGTGGTATTGAGCCAGAGAGCAGAGGAGATTCTGGAACATTGGAAAGCGAGTACGCCTTTCCATGATCCAGAGGATTTGATTTTCTATGGGAGCAATGGCAGCAGACCGATTATGGGAAAGACGCTGCAGAACAGATTTCAGAAAGCTTTGGAGAATGCAAAAATAGAGATTAACGGAAGGAATCTGGTAATCCACAGTTTCAGACATACCTACAATACTCTTTTGAAGAATGTACTTCCCTTTGATATTCTGCAGGAGACTACAGGCCACAGTTCAGAAAGCATGACTGAAAGATATAACCACCCTTCTTTGAAGGATAGTTATCGGAGGATTCTGGAGCACGAGGATGCATTTGATGGGCTTTTCTGA
- a CDS encoding MAE_28990/MAE_18760 family HEPN-like nuclease encodes MRCWFDCYEVGADTAEDKDTVFLRSAYVLLSSAWERFIEDIIIAGTRFIVETVDAKDVPKALKKKICKNIQNDKNELSAWSLVGDNWKNKVLECIEEQIRALNSPKSMKIDEIFNDVFGIKITESWHWRYEVEENKYADFSVENVKNLIDEFVSARGAIAHGREAQHPQSFYLNYIRQLIGKVASLINNELCNHLEKMTGKAPWEKVSYNVDWKPYLIKEE; translated from the coding sequence GTGCGTTGTTGGTTTGACTGTTACGAAGTAGGTGCAGATACGGCAGAAGATAAAGACACGGTTTTTTTAAGGTCAGCTTATGTCTTATTGTCCTCTGCTTGGGAAAGGTTTATTGAAGATATTATAATTGCTGGGACGAGGTTTATAGTTGAAACAGTTGATGCCAAAGACGTTCCGAAAGCATTGAAGAAGAAGATTTGTAAGAATATTCAGAATGATAAAAATGAGTTATCAGCGTGGAGCCTTGTTGGTGATAATTGGAAGAATAAAGTTCTCGAATGTATAGAAGAACAGATAAGGGCGTTAAATTCTCCAAAATCTATGAAAATCGATGAAATTTTCAATGATGTATTTGGGATAAAAATTACTGAAAGTTGGCATTGGCGCTATGAAGTTGAAGAAAATAAATATGCAGACTTTTCAGTTGAGAATGTAAAAAATCTGATCGATGAATTTGTATCTGCTCGTGGGGCAATTGCTCATGGTAGGGAAGCACAACACCCCCAAAGTTTTTATTTAAATTATATAAGACAGCTTATAGGTAAGGTTGCTAGTTTGATTAATAATGAACTATGTAATCATCTGGAAAAAATGACTGGAAAGGCGCCATGGGAGAAGGTGTCTTACAATGTCGACTGGAAACCCTATCTAATCAAAGAAGAATAG